In the genome of Salmo trutta chromosome 39, fSalTru1.1, whole genome shotgun sequence, the window GGTGCATCTCCTCTGGGGAGATCTGGTGGACCGTTACGACCCGTCTGTAGCGGCACAGACTGTAGGCCATCTTCCAGTGGTTGAAGCCGCTGTTCTGGAAGGGGTGGATGCCCAGCTTGCGAAGGCACAGCCCCACGTACACATCCTCCAGGTGGAGCAGTCTGGTGTGCAGAGACGTCTTGTAGATGAGCTCGGCCACATCCGCCGAGAACACGTACCCAGTGCCCGAGCAGAACGGCGGGTACTTAGCCTCAGGGTAAAGGTCTCTGGGCATGTACCACTTACTGCGCATGTCTCTGATCGGACCTCCGTTGATGACGTAGCCCGTGAAGTAGCGTCTCCGCGGCTTGGAGGTGGGCTTGAGGAGATTGTAGACCAGGTTCTCCATGTTGACGAAGATGTCCGAGTCCGTCTTGAGGACGTACTGTGCCTTGGAGCAGAAGGTGGCCACCCAGCGCATGCCCATCAGGGTCTTGAGGGTGAGGTTGTGGTAGGAGTCTATGAAGTCCTCCACCACGACATCGTGGAAGATCTGGCTCTCCTGTTCCACCATCTGGTTGAGCACCGGGTCCGTGTTCCTCCCAAGCAGGAAGAGTGTTAGGACGCGAACGCCATCGCCGAACGTGCTCTCGTCGCCCCACGTCTCTCGAATCGCTTGACGTGCGTCAAACTCCTTGTGGGTGGTGCTGATCAGGATGACTAAGAAAGGTGCCACCGTCT includes:
- the LOC115179856 gene encoding beta-1,3-galactosyltransferase 1-like — encoded protein: MPSKVSCLYLLTVVCWASALWYLSLSRPSTSYVGQLSIPIRQKTKLTKNVTFSNIRTRPLNPHAFDFVINEPKKCETVAPFLVILISTTHKEFDARQAIRETWGDESTFGDGVRVLTLFLLGRNTDPVLNQMVEQESQIFHDVVVEDFIDSYHNLTLKTLMGMRWVATFCSKAQYVLKTDSDIFVNMENLVYNLLKPTSKPRRRYFTGYVINGGPIRDMRSKWYMPRDLYPEAKYPPFCSGTGYVFSADVAELIYKTSLHTRLLHLEDVYVGLCLRKLGIHPFQNSGFNHWKMAYSLCRYRRVVTVHQISPEEMHRIWNDMTSKKHLKC